TAACTTCCCAAAACCTCGGGCACGCCATAAATGTAAGGAGTCTGCTTTAAAAGCTGGAGCCATAGTAAAAAGTCCTCGGAACCCTTTTGCTTAAACTGAATATTTTGAAATTTAGACTTTCTCAACATAACAGTGAGACAACCGATAGGGTGAACATGCTTTAAAAGATCGGCGTAGGACAAACGCTCAGGAGCCCGAAAGGTACAATTTAATCGCTCCCCCTTATGGTTGATCAAATTGTAACCAGTAAATGAAAAGTCGATATTTTTCTCGAGCATAAAATTCAGCTGAGATTCCAATTTCCGATAGTGCCAGATATCGTCAGCGTCCAGAAAAGCGAGAAACTCTCCGCGAGAAGCCTCGATGGCCGCGTTTCGATTGGCAGCGACTCCGTTGACCGCGGGTGTGGGAAGGACGCGAATGCGCGGGTCACGGGAGGCAAACGTCTCCGCAATCCGATCGGTATCATCCTTGCTATTTCTATCGACGACGATGAGCAATTCCCAGTTCGCATAACTCTGAGCGAGCACAGACTCGAGAGTATGTTCAATGTGTTGAGACGCATTGAATGCAGGCGTGACTATAGTAACTAAGGGCTTCATCATTAACGCATGTTAGCACTTTATCGTTGGACCCTCTAGAATTTTTTTATCCTTACTTACGCCAGATTTAAGAGGGACTTGACTCGAGGCATCCAGTGAACGGTATAGTTAACATCTCTTAATGATAAAAACTTATACCCATTGTCCTATTTGCAACACTTCTCTCCAAACCCACATCAGCCTTTGGTGCAAAAGATGTCCGTCTTGTGACTTTTTTGTATCAGACCTGACTCCCGCCATAGACCTTCTTACAACTCTCGACGAGACCCAGAGAGAGGACGGTATAAGAAGTCTTCGTCAGAGTAATTTTAAAAAAATAATGGCGCAGTTGCTTATACTTAGACCCAAGAGCAGCTCGACCACATTGTTGGAGTGCGGAAGCGGTCATGGTTGGTTTTTGGAGGAGGCGAAAAAGGCAAATTTTATAGCCCTTGGAATTGAGCCCTCGATGTTGATCAACAAACGGCCCGCCGCTCACCTCAACGTCCGACAGGGTTATTTTCCAGAGGCGTTAAACCCCGAGGAAAAGTTTGATATCATCTGCTTTAACGATGTCTTCGAACACATTCCGGATATTCAGAATGTTGTTACAGCGTGTTCGCGACACCTCAACCCCAAGGGCCTTTTGATAATCAATCTGCCTAGCTCTCAAGGATTTTTTTATCGACTCGCCACTCTTCTCGCCCGGTTTCATTATAAAGGTTTTTTCGAGCGCCTCTGGCAAAAAGATTTTCCTTCTCCTCATCTCTATTATTTTTCCCCGACGAACCTTCGCCGCTTTCTACAAAGTCACGGATTTCGGAGCGTAAGGACTCAGTCACTCACATCTGTCCGAAGACAGGGACTTTGGGCACGCCTACGAACCGATAAGAATTCAAACATTTTGTCTTCGCTTGTCATCTTTCCGATTTTAATTTTTATCCTTCCGTTCATTTCAATGCTACCATCTGATATTCACTGTGAATTTTTCGAAAAGGAGAACTTGTAAATGCTGAGTTTGGAATTCTGGGAACTCGCCAGCTACGTCGTTACCGTTGTGGGTTTACCCTTCGCCATCATCGTATTTATGATTGATCAAAAAAAAGAGCGGAACAACGAGGACGAAGAACTTTACCAACGTTTATCGGACGAATACGCCGATTTTCTAAAACTTCTCTTGGAAAATGCGGATCTCAAACTGACCTCCCAAAATTCCGGCGAAAGCCAGTTGGGCGACGAGCAGGAGGAACGCAAAAGAATCATCTTTGATATTCTTATTTCCCTTTTTGAACGCGCCTTCATTCTTGTGTACGAAGAGAATATGAGCGGCCAAACTCGTCGTTTGTGGTCAAGCTGGGAAGATTACATTCGCTATTGGTGTAAACGGCGAGACTTCCGCGAAGCCCTCACTTATCTGCTTCAAGGTGAAGATCCCGATTTCGAGGTTTACGTCAAAAAAATTGCGGCTGAAGAAGCCTTAAAAGCCGCTAAAGAGTTGTAATGCCTGTTGCCAAACTTCAGAGGGCTTCGTCGGAGTCTGATCATTAGTAATAAACAAATACGGATGATTCTTGGTATCGTAAGGATGCCATTCCAAAGGAAGTTCGGGACCAAACAAAGTGACAGTGGGAATGCCACTGGCGATGGCGATGTGCTTTAAGCCCGTGTCGTTTCCGATGTAAATGCGGGACTGGGCAAATAAGGCGGGCAACTCCGAAAGAGATTTTCTGACGATACTAATCGGTGCACCCGTTGAATAAATCGCACTTTCTATTTTTGAGTCCTGTGCGGAATGGGACAACGGCGCCAGAATCTCCATATGAGGATATTCCTTGTGGATTAATCGAGCCAGTGCGGCAAACTCTTCAGTAGGGTACATCTTTTCTGGACGAGAGGCGACCATTCCAAAAATGATCTGCGGCAAGGGCTGCACCGGGCGCTTCAATGTCCAGTCGGGCTGATACTTCTTATAATCAGGAACAGATTTACCTCTTGGCTTTCCAAAAAAAGACCAAGCTCCATCGAGATCTCTTTGAATCACAGGTTTAAGTATCCCTTGATCTAGAACTAATCCATCGTTGGCATGTTCTTTATGGTGATTGTGTGGCAGGTACGGGATGCCTTTAAGTCGAGAGTATAATTTGAAAAACTTCTGCGTTCTGCCGCTCTGAAACATCTCGAAAACGCAATCCACTTCAAGACGATTGAGCATTCTAAATGCCTTCCACCAGTCCAAGGGTGTCTTAAGATCAAACGGAATAATCTGGTCAGCCGACGTCTCCACATTCTGAAATAAAGGAAATGTCCAACGAGGGACCGCATAAATGATTTCCGTATTTGGCAAAATCTGTCGAAGATAGTTCAATGTTGATAAAGAAATGACCGCATCACCTAAAGCTCTGTTTTTGACGACGAGAAGTTTTTTTGGAACCATATGTATTCTCTGAACTCCATCATGATACCGATCAAGTTATTTCAAAATGATCTGGACCGCTTTACTACAGTTATTTGTATCCGAGAGGACAAACATATGGACCCCAGGAGCACCCACTTTTTTAAATTTATCCACCAACATCAAAAAGGGCTCTAAAACTTGTTCTTGCGAGGCGACTTCGCCGTCGTCAGGTAACATCTTCATATACCACTCCGGCACGGAACAACCAAATCGGCTGCTCATCAATCGCCCCTGCTTTTTATTTTTTAAAATACGTAACCCTGGCAAGATGGGTTGATAGATACCGTTGACGGCCAATTCATTTAAAAACTTCTCATGAATTTCGTCATCGAACACCATCTGGGTGATCCCATATTCGGCGCCTCTGAGAAATTTCTGTTTTGCAAACTCGATACGCTCCACCGGGTTCGGATGCTCGGGGTATACGGCGCAACCAATACAAAAATCTGTCGGTTCACGCTCACCTACCGCAAATCCCTTGCGTTGAATAAACTGCCCTTGATTGAGATTTCGGATTTGATCGATCAGCTCGTAGGCGAAGGAGTATCCCCCGTCTCGTGGCAACCACTCATTGGTGCCTACGGGAGGGTCTCCACGCAAAGCTAAGATATTGCGAATTCCAAAGTAGTGGTGATCGATCAAATTGTTTTCGATCTCCTCGGGAAGAAGATCACGACAGGTAAAATGGGCAATACAAGGCCGACTAAAGTGGTCTTTAATCGATTGAGACATCGGAAGGGTCCCGCCGCGCAAACTGCCCCCAGCACCTTTGGTGACCGATAAAAAGTGGACACCCGACTCGATCACTTCCTTGAGTTGTTGAAGAGTTTGTTGCTGGTTTTGACCGTTCCGGGGAGGCACGATCTCGGCCGAGACAGTGAACGAGTTTTCCTTGAGAACTTCGATGATTTTTTTATCAATCGTGTAGCCAAAATTCATGTCTTAATCCCTGTAGACTTGCTGCCCGCGCCCACGGCCAAAGCAAAAATAAATAAGGGTATGTACGCGATGACTAAAAAGCGAAATCCATACTCCTGGTTATAGACGCACAATAACGACATCGGAAATAACCAAAGGACCGTGACTAAAACATAGAGAGACGTCACTCGCGCATGCCCCCAACCTCTCTCCAGTAACTTTTGAAAAGCGTGCATCTTGTGACCTAAATAGACTTTCTCTCCGCGGGCGGCACGACGAAGCAAGGTCCACGTTGCGTCCACCACAAAGCAGCCAAAAATAATAAGATGAACATACAAGGAGCTTGAGTAGTACATTTTAGATATCAGAGCTAAGGATCCAAAAACGTAACCCAAAAAATACGCTCCGGCATCGCCCATAAAGACTTTGGCGGGAGACCAGTTAAAAACTAAAAACCCGCCCAGGGCATAAGCGAGGACAATGTAAATCAGAGCTAGATTCATGTTTCCCTGGATCAATGAGATCACCGCAATCAATCCAGCACCGGCTATGCCAATGGACGTCGCCAGTCCATCGCAACCATCCATAAAGTTATAGAGGTTAATGAACCACATAATAAACAACACACAAAAAATGCCGGTGAGCCACGGCAAAGAGGGTAAAAACGAAATCTCTACCGTTCGAGTAAAACCACTCGAAAGCAGACTAAAAATAAAAATCGAAGCTAAAAAATGTACGAACAGTCGAATCCCGGCCGCCACCGAACTCACGTCGTCCCAGTACCCCAGGAGAACAACGCCGGTGCCTCCGAGCAACAGCGGAAACGCGTACTCTAAAGTGATGTGATGGCGCCATAATAAAAATCCTAGGATAACATTGAAGGCGATAAAAAAAGAGATCCCCGCTCCTCGGGGAACAGGGTCAACGTGAGAACTTCTCTCGTTGGGCACATCTAAAAGTTTTCGCTCGGTCGCGAAAACTCGGTATTGTCGGGTTAAAAACAAAGAAATCAAAAAAGCGCAAGAGCAAGAGAATGCGGTGATCAGCATACGTTAAGAAACCGCCGCTTTGACCGCATCAATCACTTGCTCAATATGAGCCTGAGGAATCGTGGGATAAAGCGGTAAGCTCACCACACGCTGAGAAAGATGCTCGGTGATCGGTAAAGGCTGGTAAATCTCTTTGTAGATGGGTTGTTCGTGGATTCCCATGGGATAGTGGACCGAAGTCGGAACCCCTTTATCACTGAGTGATTTAATAAACTGCTCTCGATTCTCAACCACGAGAGTGTATTGCCCGTAAACGGAATCACGATGGTTGTCTTTGAGACGAGGAATCTTCACCGCACTCAAAGATTCAAAGGCCGCGTTATACTGCGCCGCCACAGCCTGACGAGCTTCGATATCCTGCTGATAGGTTTTTAATCTTTCGGCAATAAACACGCACTGGATCGGATCCAGACGACCATTCACACCAATGTATTCATGATAATAGCGACGAGTTTGCCCGTGATTTCGAATAAAATCGAGTTTTTTCCCTAAATCGGGATCCGAAGTAAAAACAGCTCCCCCGTCACCGGCACATCCTAAGGGCTTCGCCGGGAAAAAGCTCGTGCATCCGATATGGGAGAGGTTGCAACTGCGCTTACCTTTGTAGGTGGCTCCAAAACTTTGGGCCGCATCTTCAATCACATAGAGCTTGTGCTTGCGCGCGATTTCGTTGATCTCGTCCATGTCTGGAGGTTGACCAAAGATTCCCACGGGAATGATCGCCTTTGTCTTAGAGGTCACCTTGCTTTCGATCCATCGCGGGTCGATGTTATAGGACACAGGATCCACATCAACAAAGACAGGTTTTGCTCCGAGAGAGGAGATCACTTCTGCCGTGGCGAAAAAAGAAAATGACGTCGTGATGACTTCATCACCCGGTTTTAAGTCAATGGACATGAGTGCGATACTTAATGCGATCGTGCCGTTCGAAACGGTGTAGGCGAATTTCGATCCGACAAATTCAGCCAAACTTTTTTCGCAAGCCACGGGCTCGGGCCCCATCACGTACTGGCCACTGGCGAGAATTTTAAGAATTCGCGGCTCCACCTGAGCTTGGATTTTTTTATACTGAGCTGTTAAATCGAGATAAGGAATAGCCATGATTGCACCTCGTCAAAACTGAATCGGATATGTATTACTCATAACTCTGCACGGCTTTTTGGACAAGTAAACACTGTGGTTCAGGACTCAAACTTAGGACTTTAACTCATAAAGTCACCATTGGTGTGGCCTCCGTCTCAACCTTGCCAGTCTCCCCACTTGAGATATACTTCTAAACAAAATTGCGAGGTTCTTTATGACAATGTTACTTAAGCAGCTGTTTGACTTAATTAAGCTTCTGCACTCAGAGAATGGGTCTCAGCAGGTGGCTTGGGGTGTCTCCATGGGATTTATCCTAGGAATGACGCCCGCGTTCTCCCTACAAACGCTTTTAGTCTTCATCCTTCTGTTTGTTTTCCGAATTCAAATCGGGGCGGCATTTTTGAGTGCCTTCTTTTTTAAGTTCATCGCGTTTTTTCTCGATCCTTTGTTCAACCGCGTGGGTTCAGCCGTTCTCGAAACCGAAAGTCTTAAACCCCTCTTCACAGAACTTTACAATATGCCCATCGTTCCCCTGACTCGTTTTTATAATTCGATCGTGATGGGATCTGGAGTGGTCTCCGTCTGCTTGATTCCCGTCGTTTACTTCCTTGCGCTGATTGGAATCAAAAAATACCGCGACACGGCCGGTGCCGCACTCGCCCGTACTCGCATTTGGAAATATTTCAAAGCGACAGCTGTTTATAAATGGTACGCCACCTACGATAATCTTTACGGGGTAGAGTAATGACGACAAACAAATCCGACAAAAAAGCACCCAAAACGAAAAAAACAAAAAAGAAAAAAGGCGGACCGATCAGGTACGAGGCCATCGTCCCGACACTCATCGTATTTGCTCTTTTTTTTACCTACTTCCGATTCTTCTTTGATGGACATCTTCGCCGAGGGATTGAGTTTGGCGCGACTTACGCCAATGGGGCTGAAGTGAATATCCGCAGTCTTAAAACGAGCTTCTTTGATGCCTCTTTAGAGATTCGTGATATCGAAGTCACAGACAAAGCGGCCCCCACCCAGAACGTCGTGCAAATTGGCTCGGTCGACTTTAAGGCTCTCTGGGATGGGCTTTTACGAGGTAAAGTTGTTGTTCCCCTGGCTGCCGTTAAAAATATCATGATTAATACTCCGAGAAAACGCCCCGGTCGCGTTTTACCGATAAAGAAAAGTTCCGAGAGCCAGATGCAATCCCTTCAGTCTCAAGCTTTAGCGGAAACGCAAAAAGTTCTCGACGGTAATATCCTCGGCGATGTGGCCGATGTGCTTCAAGGGACCGACTACAAAGCTAAACTTAAGGAAATGGAAGGACAGCTTAAATCGTCGGAATATATAAAAAAGCTTCAGGCCGAACTTAAAGTGAAAGAGCAAGCTTGGAAAGAGCGCCTCGAAAAACTTCCTAAAAAAGAAGAATTTAAGGCCATCGAAGAGCGCGCGAAAGCCATCAAGGTCGACGGCAAAGATCCTGCCTCCATCCTGAGAGCGGCTAAAGAAGTGGATGCACTTTACAAGGATGTCGATGCCAAAGTAAAAATGGTCAAAGAGTCCAAAGACTCTCTCAATTCGGATTTAAAACAGTATAAAAATCTTTACGGAGATCTCAAAGCTCAAGTGGATCAGGACTTAAACGATCTCGGTGGTAAATTGGGTTTACCATCACTTGATCCTAAAGATCTCGCGATGCGCGTTTTTGGACGGCAGTTTGCCTCTCAGATTCAACGCGTGGAAAAATACATGCGCGTCGCCCGCGAGTACATGCCACCGCCCAAATCGGAACGAACCAAAGACGATATTACTCCTCGTGAGCGCGAAGTCGGTAAGAACTATAAATTTCCTAAAACCAAGGGCTACCCCCTTCTCTGGATTCAAAAGACGGAAGTGTCTTCGAAATCTTCGGAAAGTGGTTTCTCTGGGGATATTTCGGGAGTCCTTCTCAATATCACAACCGAGCCTCGCCAAATTGGTTTGCCTATGGAAGCCAAACTCTCAGGCCAGTTTCCTAACAGCAACATCTACGATGTGGTCCTTCACGCTATTGTCGACTACACAACGGATAACCCTAAGGAAACAGGTTTGATTAAAGTGGGCGCCTTTCCGCTAAAGGACGTCGTGCTCTCTGACTCGAGTGATGTTAAGTTTGGTTTCTCCGAAGCCAAAGGTTCCTCTGATCTCAAGGTGGAATTACAAAACGAAAACCTGCAGATCGATTTCAATGCGGGCTTTGATAAGATTGCTTATCTCGTGGATGCTAAATCTAAAAAAGTTCAAGAGATTCTGACGAATGTTTCCAACAGCCTTGGAGCTCTCACCGTTCAAGGTCGAGCGGGCGGCACCTGGAAAAACTTGGATCTCAGCCTTCGCTCTAACTTGGGAGAACGCCTTCAAGATGCGCTTAAAAACGAATTGAACGCTCAAGTCGCTCAGTTAAAACAAAAATTGCGTGCTGAGATCGAAGGCAAAGTCGCTCAAGAAAAAGAAAAACTTTTGGGCGATGTAAAGCAGTTCGAAGACAAATATGGAGTGTCTCTTAAATCTCAAGAGGACGCGATGAACTCTCTTAAAGCGAAACTCGACGAGGAGAAAAAGAAAGCCACCAGTAAGCAAACAGATAAGCTGAAAGACGCCGGAAAAGATCTCCTGAAAAAATTTAAATTCAAATAATCTGAAAGCCAGGCCACCGCCTGGCTCTTTGGCATCTGACGCGCCACATTTCGATATGACGATCGAAACAGACAACTCCTATGATTGTGACGGAAATGGCGTACGATTTCGAAAAACAACTCAGCGGAAGAAAAATCTTTGTCACCGGCCATTCGGGATTTACCGGAGGCTGGGCAAGTCTGTGGCTTAAAACCATCGGTGCTGAAGTTTACGGATATTCGCTAGAACCGGAAACGAGTCCTTCATTTTTCCACGATCTCGGATTACAAGATCAGGTCCATTCCAGGTTTGGTGACATTTGCAATCCAGATCAACTCGCCGGAGCTCTTCAAGAATTTCAGCCAGAACTTATTCTTCACCTGGCTGCGCAACCATTAGTCCTAAAATCGTATCGTGATCCCCTTCACACGTTTTTAGTGAATTCTCTCGGCACTGGGCAGGTTCTCGATCAGGCTCGAAAAGTGAAAAGCATCAAAGGTGTCTTATGCGTCACTACAGACAAAGTTTATAAAGACAACAGGGGACTCCAACCCTATCGAGAAAGCGATCCTCTTGGAGGTCACGATCCCTACAGCGCCTCTAAAGCTGCTGCCGAATTAATCATTCAAAGCTATGCTGCATCTTTTTCTTATCTCAAGGGAGAAGGCCCCGCCATTGCAACAGCTCGCGCTGGAAATATTCTAGGGGGTGGAGATTGGTCGGATGATCGATTAATTCCTGACTTCGTCAGGGCTGTCGTCTCTGAAACTCCACTCACTTTGCGCTATCCCGACGCCGTCCGACCCTGGCAAAGTGTACTTGCCGTGGTCCAAGGCTATTTAACGATTCTTGCCGGACTGATCTCACCCCGACCTGGTGATTTCGCAAAAGCTTGGAATCTGGGCCCTAGTGATCAGAATCCACTGACAGTTCGTCAAGTGATCGAATCTCTCAGCGAGGAGTGGATCCGACCAGAACTTAAATATTTGAATCATCCGTTGCCCGAGGCAATGTCCCTCACTCTCGAAAGTTCCATGGCCCAAAGCCAACTTAACTGGCGCCCTACCTGGAATATCGACCGTATTTTGCGAGAAACCGCATGGTGGTATCGAGAATATTATAGAAAAGAACAATCTCCACTATCAATCACCTTAGCTCAAATTGAATCCTGGCGCCGTGAGGGATTAAAATGATCGCTTACGTCATCGGAGCCCAGGGACGCCTTGGACGCGCCATCATCGCTGAAGGGTTTGGTGAAAACTTCGTCTCGCTCGAAAGGAGCGTGTACGAAGACTGGGCCGAGGATGGGGCCGAAAATAAAATCTTAAACTATTTCAAAAAAAAGAAAGCCGAAAATTCTGTGATTTTTGTCACCTCCGGAGTATTGGATCCCCGCCTCCCCGAAGAAGAGCACTTTCGCGTGAATTATTTTTTGCCGAAAAATATAATCCATGGAGCATCTCGATTAGGATTTAAAGTTGTCACCTTTGGAACTGTGATGGAGGACTTCATTCGATCCCGACCCAACTCTTACTTAAAAAGTAAGATCAGGTTAAGAGAGGATGTTGAAAGATTTGCCGCAAAACAATTCCCGGTGTTACATCTTCAGCTCCATACTCTATATGGACTTGAATCAGCTCATCCTTTTATGTTTTTAGGGCAAATGGTCCAATCGATAAAGTCCGGTGTACCCCTAGAGATGACTTCTGGGCAGCAACTTCGCGAATATCATCATTATGCAGATGATGCCAAAGCGATTCGCGCACTCGCCGAAACTTCAATCACAGGCGCACTTCCTCTGAGTCATGGAGAGTCTTTATCTTTAAAAACGATCGCCCAAAATATCTTTCAATTTTTCGAAAAGTCTTCCCTTTTGCATTTAGGAGCGTTACCGGATCCTAAAGAAGAAAATTACCATAAGAAATTTATCCCGAACGAAATTATCGCCCCTATTCGTTTCCGAAAAACCCTGCCCGCATTGACTAAATACATTAAAGATTGCTGTATCAAAGAGGGGTTATGAACGAAAAAAAACCGCTAATAACAATTTCTATACCCATCCTTAACGAAGAAGCAAATCTGAATGCTTTGTACGATCGCCTCGTCAAATTAGGGGAAACCATGCGCGATAGATGCGAGTTGGAATTCCTTTTCTCGGACAATCACTCCGGTGATAACTCATGGCAGATTCTTTCGACACTGTCTCAGCGAGATCCACGAGTTCGTGCCATTCGGTTTTCTAAAAACTTTGGGTTCCAGAGATCGATTCTCGCCAACTATCTGCACGCACGGGGAGATGCTGTTTTACAGATTGATGCGGATCTCCAGGACCCTCCGGAGCTTTTGGAAGAT
The DNA window shown above is from Bdellovibrionales bacterium and carries:
- a CDS encoding glycosyltransferase — its product is MMKPLVTIVTPAFNASQHIEHTLESVLAQSYANWELLIVVDRNSKDDTDRIAETFASRDPRIRVLPTPAVNGVAANRNAAIEASRGEFLAFLDADDIWHYRKLESQLNFMLEKNIDFSFTGYNLINHKGERLNCTFRAPERLSYADLLKHVHPIGCLTVMLRKSKFQNIQFKQKGSEDFLLWLQLLKQTPYIYGVPEVLGS
- a CDS encoding class I SAM-dependent methyltransferase: MAQLLILRPKSSSTTLLECGSGHGWFLEEAKKANFIALGIEPSMLINKRPAAHLNVRQGYFPEALNPEEKFDIICFNDVFEHIPDIQNVVTACSRHLNPKGLLIINLPSSQGFFYRLATLLARFHYKGFFERLWQKDFPSPHLYYFSPTNLRRFLQSHGFRSVRTQSLTSVRRQGLWARLRTDKNSNILSSLVIFPILIFILPFISMLPSDIHCEFFEKENL
- a CDS encoding methylenetetrahydrofolate reductase — translated: MNFGYTIDKKIIEVLKENSFTVSAEIVPPRNGQNQQQTLQQLKEVIESGVHFLSVTKGAGGSLRGGTLPMSQSIKDHFSRPCIAHFTCRDLLPEEIENNLIDHHYFGIRNILALRGDPPVGTNEWLPRDGGYSFAYELIDQIRNLNQGQFIQRKGFAVGEREPTDFCIGCAVYPEHPNPVERIEFAKQKFLRGAEYGITQMVFDDEIHEKFLNELAVNGIYQPILPGLRILKNKKQGRLMSSRFGCSVPEWYMKMLPDDGEVASQEQVLEPFLMLVDKFKKVGAPGVHMFVLSDTNNCSKAVQIILK
- a CDS encoding glycosyltransferase family 4 protein, giving the protein MLITAFSCSCAFLISLFLTRQYRVFATERKLLDVPNERSSHVDPVPRGAGISFFIAFNVILGFLLWRHHITLEYAFPLLLGGTGVVLLGYWDDVSSVAAGIRLFVHFLASIFIFSLLSSGFTRTVEISFLPSLPWLTGIFCVLFIMWFINLYNFMDGCDGLATSIGIAGAGLIAVISLIQGNMNLALIYIVLAYALGGFLVFNWSPAKVFMGDAGAYFLGYVFGSLALISKMYYSSSLYVHLIIFGCFVVDATWTLLRRAARGEKVYLGHKMHAFQKLLERGWGHARVTSLYVLVTVLWLFPMSLLCVYNQEYGFRFLVIAYIPLFIFALAVGAGSKSTGIKT
- a CDS encoding DegT/DnrJ/EryC1/StrS family aminotransferase — protein: MPYLDLTAQYKKIQAQVEPRILKILASGQYVMGPEPVACEKSLAEFVGSKFAYTVSNGTIALSIALMSIDLKPGDEVITTSFSFFATAEVISSLGAKPVFVDVDPVSYNIDPRWIESKVTSKTKAIIPVGIFGQPPDMDEINEIARKHKLYVIEDAAQSFGATYKGKRSCNLSHIGCTSFFPAKPLGCAGDGGAVFTSDPDLGKKLDFIRNHGQTRRYYHEYIGVNGRLDPIQCVFIAERLKTYQQDIEARQAVAAQYNAAFESLSAVKIPRLKDNHRDSVYGQYTLVVENREQFIKSLSDKGVPTSVHYPMGIHEQPIYKEIYQPLPITEHLSQRVVSLPLYPTIPQAHIEQVIDAVKAAVS
- a CDS encoding TIGR03546 family protein — translated: MTMLLKQLFDLIKLLHSENGSQQVAWGVSMGFILGMTPAFSLQTLLVFILLFVFRIQIGAAFLSAFFFKFIAFFLDPLFNRVGSAVLETESLKPLFTELYNMPIVPLTRFYNSIVMGSGVVSVCLIPVVYFLALIGIKKYRDTAGAALARTRIWKYFKATAVYKWYATYDNLYGVE
- a CDS encoding TIGR03545 family protein — translated: MTTNKSDKKAPKTKKTKKKKGGPIRYEAIVPTLIVFALFFTYFRFFFDGHLRRGIEFGATYANGAEVNIRSLKTSFFDASLEIRDIEVTDKAAPTQNVVQIGSVDFKALWDGLLRGKVVVPLAAVKNIMINTPRKRPGRVLPIKKSSESQMQSLQSQALAETQKVLDGNILGDVADVLQGTDYKAKLKEMEGQLKSSEYIKKLQAELKVKEQAWKERLEKLPKKEEFKAIEERAKAIKVDGKDPASILRAAKEVDALYKDVDAKVKMVKESKDSLNSDLKQYKNLYGDLKAQVDQDLNDLGGKLGLPSLDPKDLAMRVFGRQFASQIQRVEKYMRVAREYMPPPKSERTKDDITPREREVGKNYKFPKTKGYPLLWIQKTEVSSKSSESGFSGDISGVLLNITTEPRQIGLPMEAKLSGQFPNSNIYDVVLHAIVDYTTDNPKETGLIKVGAFPLKDVVLSDSSDVKFGFSEAKGSSDLKVELQNENLQIDFNAGFDKIAYLVDAKSKKVQEILTNVSNSLGALTVQGRAGGTWKNLDLSLRSNLGERLQDALKNELNAQVAQLKQKLRAEIEGKVAQEKEKLLGDVKQFEDKYGVSLKSQEDAMNSLKAKLDEEKKKATSKQTDKLKDAGKDLLKKFKFK
- the rfbG gene encoding CDP-glucose 4,6-dehydratase; translated protein: MIVTEMAYDFEKQLSGRKIFVTGHSGFTGGWASLWLKTIGAEVYGYSLEPETSPSFFHDLGLQDQVHSRFGDICNPDQLAGALQEFQPELILHLAAQPLVLKSYRDPLHTFLVNSLGTGQVLDQARKVKSIKGVLCVTTDKVYKDNRGLQPYRESDPLGGHDPYSASKAAAELIIQSYAASFSYLKGEGPAIATARAGNILGGGDWSDDRLIPDFVRAVVSETPLTLRYPDAVRPWQSVLAVVQGYLTILAGLISPRPGDFAKAWNLGPSDQNPLTVRQVIESLSEEWIRPELKYLNHPLPEAMSLTLESSMAQSQLNWRPTWNIDRILRETAWWYREYYRKEQSPLSITLAQIESWRREGLK
- a CDS encoding NAD-dependent epimerase/dehydratase family protein, whose amino-acid sequence is MIAYVIGAQGRLGRAIIAEGFGENFVSLERSVYEDWAEDGAENKILNYFKKKKAENSVIFVTSGVLDPRLPEEEHFRVNYFLPKNIIHGASRLGFKVVTFGTVMEDFIRSRPNSYLKSKIRLREDVERFAAKQFPVLHLQLHTLYGLESAHPFMFLGQMVQSIKSGVPLEMTSGQQLREYHHYADDAKAIRALAETSITGALPLSHGESLSLKTIAQNIFQFFEKSSLLHLGALPDPKEENYHKKFIPNEIIAPIRFRKTLPALTKYIKDCCIKEGL